One Deltaproteobacteria bacterium DNA window includes the following coding sequences:
- a CDS encoding MaoC family dehydratase codes for MDFKLGKGYHQLRIGEEARFTKTITETDVYLFAGISGDFNPMHVNEAFAKKSPFKTRIAHGGLAQSLIAPVLGMKLPGLGTIAVEISCRFKAPVFFGDTVTAAARVVEKIEKKQWVRMALSWTNQHGTSIAEGEAVVMPPPDAPQPFRNEGDNMDAYNPIEKEDKKNGVNKCK; via the coding sequence CAGCTCCGGATCGGCGAGGAGGCGAGGTTCACCAAGACCATAACGGAAACGGATGTGTATCTTTTCGCCGGCATCAGCGGCGACTTTAACCCGATGCACGTCAATGAGGCCTTTGCGAAAAAGAGCCCTTTTAAGACAAGGATTGCCCACGGCGGGCTTGCCCAGAGTCTCATTGCCCCGGTCCTGGGGATGAAGCTGCCGGGGCTGGGGACCATCGCGGTGGAGATTTCATGCCGGTTCAAAGCCCCGGTTTTTTTCGGCGACACGGTCACGGCCGCCGCCCGGGTGGTGGAAAAAATCGAGAAAAAGCAATGGGTCCGGATGGCGCTTTCCTGGACCAACCAGCATGGAACCTCCATCGCTGAAGGGGAGGCAGTGGTCATGCCGCCTCCGGATGCCCCTCAGCCTTTCAGGAATGAAGGGGATAACATGGACGCGTACAACCCAATAGAAAAGGAGGATAAGAAAAATGGCGTTAACAAGTGTAAATGA
- a CDS encoding SCP2 sterol-binding domain-containing protein, translating into MALTSVNEVFDKMPEVFNANAAQGLDAVFQYEITGDNGGSWNVVIKDGACQVNEGTHPSPSVTLTMSGDTWLGIVNKQTNGMQAFMTGQLKASGDIMLAQRIEQLFPM; encoded by the coding sequence ATGGCGTTAACAAGTGTAAATGAGGTGTTTGACAAGATGCCCGAGGTCTTCAATGCGAACGCAGCCCAGGGGCTCGATGCGGTCTTCCAGTATGAGATCACCGGTGACAACGGCGGCAGCTGGAATGTGGTGATCAAAGACGGCGCTTGCCAGGTCAATGAAGGTACCCACCCATCTCCGTCCGTAACACTGACCATGTCCGGCGACACATGGCTCGGGATCGTCAACAAGCAGACCAATGGAATGCAGGCGTTCATGACCGGGCAGCTCAAGGCCAGTGGGGATATCATGCTGGCCCAGAGGATCGAACAGCTGTTTCCGATGTAG